Proteins encoded by one window of Enterococcus saccharolyticus subsp. saccharolyticus:
- a CDS encoding peptidase U32 family protein: MTVKQALKRPEVLAPAGTLEKLKTAIRYGADAVYIGGNAYGLRSRAGNFTYEQMAEGVAFAKAHDAKVYVAANMVTHEQNQAGAGEFFRELRDVGISAVIVSDPALIEICATEAPGLPIHLSTQASATNYETLEFWKEEGLERVVLAREVSMAEVAEIRKNTDVEIEAFIHGAMCISYSGRCTLSNHMAMRDANRGGCCQSCRWKYDLYDLPFGGERHSLTKNGTTEEFSMSAVDMSMIEHIPDLIQNGVDSFKIEGRMKSIHYVSTVANVYKAAVDSYMADPENYVCKQEWIDELWKVAQRELATGFYYNTPSENEQLFGERRKIPEYKFVGEVLSYDEITKMATIRQRNLFELGDEIEFYGPGFHHFEQVVTEMYDEEDQSIDRAPNPMMLLTMPVVQPVQPGDMIRKRK; encoded by the coding sequence ATGACGGTAAAACAAGCGTTAAAACGCCCAGAAGTCTTAGCTCCAGCTGGGACTTTAGAAAAATTAAAAACAGCCATTCGTTACGGCGCAGATGCGGTATATATTGGCGGGAATGCTTATGGACTTCGTAGCCGTGCAGGGAATTTCACTTATGAACAGATGGCAGAAGGTGTAGCATTTGCGAAAGCACATGATGCAAAAGTGTATGTTGCAGCCAATATGGTCACGCATGAACAAAATCAAGCAGGTGCAGGAGAATTTTTCCGTGAATTGCGTGATGTAGGAATTTCAGCCGTGATTGTCTCTGATCCAGCATTAATTGAAATTTGCGCGACAGAAGCACCGGGATTGCCGATCCATTTATCGACGCAAGCTTCTGCAACGAACTACGAAACGCTTGAATTTTGGAAAGAAGAGGGCTTGGAGCGTGTGGTTCTTGCACGTGAAGTATCAATGGCCGAAGTAGCCGAAATTCGCAAAAATACAGATGTTGAAATTGAGGCATTTATTCATGGTGCGATGTGTATTTCATACTCTGGACGTTGTACGTTATCCAATCATATGGCCATGCGTGACGCCAATCGAGGAGGATGTTGTCAGTCTTGTCGTTGGAAATATGATTTATACGACTTGCCATTTGGTGGCGAACGTCATAGTTTAACTAAAAATGGCACGACAGAAGAATTTTCCATGAGTGCCGTAGACATGTCGATGATTGAGCATATTCCTGATTTGATTCAAAACGGTGTCGATAGTTTTAAAATTGAAGGACGTATGAAATCCATTCATTACGTATCTACGGTAGCGAATGTCTATAAAGCAGCAGTAGATAGTTATATGGCAGACCCTGAAAATTATGTCTGCAAACAAGAATGGATTGATGAGTTGTGGAAAGTTGCTCAGCGTGAATTAGCAACAGGCTTTTATTACAATACGCCTTCTGAAAATGAACAACTATTTGGTGAACGACGCAAAATTCCCGAATACAAATTTGTCGGTGAAGTGTTAAGTTATGATGAAATAACCAAAATGGCAACGATTCGCCAACGTAATTTATTTGAATTGGGTGATGAAATTGAGTTTTATGGTCCAGGATTCCATCATTTTGAGCAAGTCGTTACAGAGATGTACGATGAAGAAGACCAGTCTATTGATCGTGCACCAAACCCGATGATGTTGCTAACGATGCCCGTTGTACAACCTGTGCAACCCGGAGATATGATTCGTAAACGCAAATAA
- a CDS encoding peptidase U32 family protein — MIELIATVESIEQAKELLPIVDTIFFGEELFGLRLPHSFSREEQKELVKLAHQAGKQAMVAVNGLMHPEKMKLIPEYLAFLNELNVDKISVGDVGVIYVLNKHPEWQLSFVYDGETLVTSARQINFWAKRGASGAVLAREVPIDEMKNLVETVEVPVEVLVYGATCIHQSKRPLLQNYYNFTQQTEDKSKARGLFLSEPKKDHTHYSIYEDSHGTHIFASNDVCLIKELDDLNDIGYQTWKLDGVFSSGQHFVEIARLFHQARQAVLANEWTEALAEDLYKKVQTLHPENRELDTGFYYIEPSKIK, encoded by the coding sequence ATGATTGAATTAATCGCTACTGTTGAATCAATAGAACAAGCAAAAGAATTATTGCCAATCGTTGATACGATTTTCTTTGGAGAAGAATTATTTGGGCTACGTTTGCCACATTCTTTTTCAAGAGAAGAACAAAAAGAATTAGTCAAACTTGCGCATCAAGCTGGCAAACAAGCGATGGTCGCTGTTAATGGGCTGATGCATCCTGAAAAAATGAAGTTGATTCCTGAATATTTAGCTTTTTTAAACGAACTGAATGTCGACAAAATTTCTGTTGGGGACGTAGGTGTTATCTATGTTCTTAACAAACACCCTGAATGGCAATTATCCTTTGTTTATGATGGGGAAACGCTAGTTACCAGTGCGCGTCAAATTAATTTTTGGGCAAAACGTGGCGCAAGTGGTGCTGTATTAGCGCGTGAAGTCCCTATTGATGAAATGAAAAATTTGGTTGAAACTGTGGAAGTTCCTGTAGAAGTTTTGGTCTATGGCGCAACGTGTATCCATCAATCAAAACGTCCGCTGTTGCAAAATTACTATAATTTTACGCAACAGACAGAAGACAAAAGCAAAGCGCGAGGCTTATTTTTATCTGAACCCAAAAAAGACCATACGCATTATTCGATTTACGAAGATAGTCATGGCACACATATTTTTGCTAGTAATGATGTTTGTTTAATCAAAGAATTGGATGATTTAAACGACATTGGTTACCAAACTTGGAAGCTTGATGGGGTCTTTAGTAGTGGTCAGCACTTTGTTGAAATTGCGCGTTTGTTTCATCAAGCACGTCAAGCGGTGTTAGCGAATGAATGGACGGAAGCTTTAGCAGAAGACTTGTACAAAAAAGTACAAACTTTACATCCAGAAAATCGTGAATTAGATACCGGTTTTTATTATATTGAACCAAGTAAAATTAAATAA
- a CDS encoding DUF3427 domain-containing protein, translated as MDVLERSLYKGFIDKNIANSVYDPKIIINNPDRKEFFLNTLQAELELCDDFFFSIAFITQSGLSALKTQLSDLNQRGIKGKILTSTFLAFNKPEVFEDLLNLPNVEVKISDKKGFHAKGYLFTQKGYQSFIIGSSNLTMNALKINYEWNIRLTSYDHGDVIYQLKNDLTTTWNEARPLTKAWINEYRQNYQPILRKTLEKSVVEDNSLPYIVPNKMQTAALNNLKILRSNGEKKGLIISATGTGKTFLAAFDVLQFKPKKMLFIVHREQILNKAMADFKKIIGGEDTDFGILSGNRKDVHATYLFATIQTISKEKYLHGFLKNSFDYILIDEVHKAGAQSYLKVLDYFEPEFLLGMTATPERTGKDERLNIFELFDYNVAYEIRLQEALEEELLCPFHYFGVTDYERNGEIISETSDLQDLVTHERVNFLIEKIHYYGCYENNPKGLVFCSQKEEAKKLSQSFNERGFPSTYLTGDHSIEEREKQVILLEEGKLQYIFTVDIFNEGIDIPKVNQVVMLRNTQSSIIFIQQLGRGLRKDSSKEYVTVIDFIGNYKNNYMIPMALSGDNTRNKNNLRQDTFETNYITGVSVVNFEKIAKERIFESINAASLDSMKELKAAYYQLKHRINKVPSLLDFQQSGVIDVGIIATKYKNYYEFLVKLKENEEIITSKESKILSFITTEILPGMRKQEIVLLQELLIKESLTYDELQLLFFKNHLSNDFLTIKSVLKVLSLEFYTGTFRTNYKGAELIAVNQENICLSETLKQGKKNRYFMKLLEDLIKVSEIRSQEYDTQNPLTLYKKYRRRDVLRLLNWEEMMVEQNIGGYTYKEEYKKFVIFVTLEKGDNFQGALLAYEDELLDQDNMKYFTKAPRTINSPEVKIFQSHQDWEFYMFVQKSDDEGRDFYYLGQVEPVSNTIKQEEKVVNDGKKLSVVQLKLKFKTTIENKLYHYLKEDK; from the coding sequence ATGGATGTACTAGAAAGATCTTTATATAAAGGATTTATTGATAAAAATATTGCCAATTCTGTATATGATCCCAAAATCATCATTAATAATCCAGATAGAAAAGAGTTTTTTTTAAATACATTACAAGCCGAACTGGAACTATGTGATGATTTCTTTTTCTCGATCGCATTTATAACTCAAAGCGGTTTGAGTGCGCTGAAAACGCAATTATCTGATTTAAATCAACGTGGAATCAAAGGAAAAATTTTAACATCTACTTTCTTGGCATTTAATAAACCAGAAGTTTTCGAAGACTTATTAAATTTGCCCAATGTTGAAGTGAAGATTTCAGATAAAAAAGGATTCCATGCTAAAGGATATTTATTTACACAGAAAGGTTATCAATCCTTTATTATTGGTAGTTCTAATCTAACAATGAATGCATTAAAAATTAACTATGAATGGAATATTCGCCTCACTTCTTATGATCATGGAGATGTTATTTATCAGCTAAAAAATGATTTAACTACGACATGGAATGAAGCAAGGCCATTGACGAAAGCCTGGATTAACGAATATCGTCAAAATTATCAACCAATTTTGAGAAAAACATTGGAAAAAAGTGTAGTGGAGGATAATTCACTTCCGTATATTGTACCTAATAAAATGCAAACAGCTGCTTTAAATAATCTAAAAATATTAAGATCAAATGGTGAAAAAAAAGGATTAATTATTTCTGCTACTGGAACAGGAAAAACCTTTCTTGCGGCATTTGACGTTTTGCAATTTAAACCTAAAAAAATGCTTTTTATTGTTCATCGTGAGCAAATATTAAACAAAGCGATGGCAGATTTTAAGAAAATTATTGGTGGAGAAGATACAGATTTTGGTATTTTATCTGGGAATAGAAAAGACGTCCATGCGACCTATTTATTTGCCACTATTCAAACTATTTCTAAAGAAAAATATCTTCATGGATTCTTAAAAAATAGTTTCGATTATATTCTAATAGACGAAGTTCATAAGGCGGGGGCTCAATCTTATTTAAAAGTGCTAGATTATTTTGAACCTGAATTTTTGTTAGGTATGACTGCGACTCCTGAGCGTACTGGAAAAGATGAGCGTCTAAATATTTTCGAATTATTTGATTATAATGTTGCTTATGAAATTCGTTTGCAAGAAGCATTAGAAGAAGAGTTGCTATGCCCATTTCATTATTTTGGAGTAACAGATTATGAACGAAATGGTGAGATAATTTCAGAAACAAGTGATTTACAAGATTTAGTTACACATGAGCGAGTGAATTTTCTGATTGAAAAAATTCACTATTATGGATGTTATGAGAATAATCCTAAAGGGCTTGTATTTTGTAGTCAAAAAGAAGAGGCAAAAAAACTATCGCAAAGTTTTAATGAAAGAGGATTTCCTTCAACATATTTGACAGGAGATCATAGTATTGAAGAACGTGAAAAACAAGTTATCCTGTTAGAAGAAGGAAAATTACAATATATTTTTACAGTGGATATTTTCAATGAAGGTATTGATATACCTAAAGTCAATCAAGTAGTAATGCTTCGGAATACGCAATCAAGTATTATATTTATTCAACAATTAGGGAGAGGTCTACGTAAAGATAGCTCAAAAGAATATGTGACTGTGATTGATTTTATAGGCAATTATAAAAATAACTATATGATTCCAATGGCGCTTTCAGGAGATAATACACGAAATAAAAATAATCTAAGACAGGATACGTTTGAAACAAATTATATTACGGGAGTTTCAGTAGTCAATTTTGAAAAGATTGCAAAAGAACGTATTTTTGAATCGATTAATGCAGCATCTTTAGACTCAATGAAAGAATTAAAAGCAGCTTACTATCAATTAAAACATCGCATAAATAAGGTACCATCTTTACTTGATTTTCAACAATCCGGTGTGATTGATGTGGGAATTATCGCTACTAAATATAAGAATTATTATGAATTTTTAGTCAAGTTAAAGGAAAATGAAGAGATTATTACATCAAAGGAAAGCAAAATTCTATCTTTTATTACCACAGAAATTTTACCTGGTATGAGAAAACAAGAGATAGTTTTATTACAAGAATTATTAATAAAAGAAAGTTTGACTTATGATGAATTACAATTATTATTTTTTAAAAATCACTTATCAAATGATTTTCTGACAATTAAATCTGTTTTAAAGGTGTTATCTTTAGAATTTTATACAGGAACTTTTAGAACAAATTATAAAGGCGCTGAATTAATTGCAGTTAATCAGGAGAATATTTGTTTGTCCGAAACACTAAAACAAGGGAAAAAAAATCGCTATTTTATGAAACTTTTGGAAGATTTAATTAAAGTTTCTGAAATTCGTTCTCAAGAATATGATACACAAAATCCATTAACTCTATATAAAAAATATCGTCGACGGGATGTCTTGCGTTTATTAAATTGGGAAGAAATGATGGTTGAACAAAATATTGGCGGTTACACGTATAAAGAAGAGTACAAAAAATTTGTCATTTTTGTGACTTTAGAAAAGGGAGATAATTTCCAAGGTGCTTTATTAGCTTATGAAGATGAATTATTGGATCAGGATAATATGAAATATTTTACCAAAGCTCCTAGAACAATTAATTCTCCAGAAGTAAAAATTTTTCAAAGTCATCAAGATTGGGAATTTTATATGTTTGTCCAAAAATCAGATGATGAAGGAAGAGATTTTTATTATTTAGGACAAGTAGAGCCTGTATCTAATACAATTAAACAAGAAGAAAAAGTAGTTAATGATGGAAAAAAATTAAGCGTTGTTCAGTTGAAATTAAAATTTAAAACCACGATAGAGAATAAATTGTATCATTATTTAAAAGAAGATAAATAA
- a CDS encoding NAD(P)-dependent oxidoreductase, which produces MGFYRFVIFAKADIITNHMNLNATNIAFFAKKHFQKMQQTPYFLNMGRGACIVEEDLVEALDSGSLKGAALDVLADETPDLVNHPLVGRTNVLVTPHAAFYTTNSIRELQRISAENIVYYLRGEKEKVFRLVE; this is translated from the coding sequence GTGGGTTTTTACCGATTTGTTATTTTTGCAAAAGCCGATATTATTACCAATCATATGAACCTAAATGCAACCAATATTGCTTTTTTTGCTAAAAAACATTTTCAAAAAATGCAACAAACACCTTATTTTCTAAATATGGGGCGTGGCGCTTGTATCGTTGAAGAAGATTTGGTGGAGGCGTTAGATAGTGGTAGCTTAAAAGGGGCTGCATTAGATGTTTTAGCCGATGAAACACCAGATTTAGTCAATCATCCCCTAGTTGGACGAACCAATGTCTTAGTAACCCCACATGCAGCATTTTATACAACAAACTCTATTCGAGAACTGCAACGTATTTCTGCCGAGAATATTGTGTACTATTTACGTGGCGAAAAAGAGAAAGTGTTTCGGTTGGTGGAGTAA
- a CDS encoding (deoxy)nucleoside triphosphate pyrophosphohydrolase, with protein sequence MIKKQINVVGAILINEGKILCAQRGEEKSLAYLWEFPGGKIETGETPRQALKRELSEELLIQVEVAEEIFETTTHNYDFGTVQLTTFICQLKQGSPILTEHIAIKWLEPSKLTSLDWAPADIPAVKKIQQIM encoded by the coding sequence ATGATAAAAAAACAAATTAATGTAGTTGGTGCTATTTTAATAAATGAGGGAAAAATTTTATGTGCTCAACGTGGTGAAGAAAAATCTTTAGCATATTTATGGGAATTTCCTGGTGGAAAAATAGAAACGGGAGAGACTCCTAGACAAGCGTTAAAAAGAGAACTGTCAGAAGAACTGTTAATTCAGGTTGAAGTAGCAGAAGAAATCTTTGAAACAACAACTCACAACTATGACTTTGGAACAGTTCAATTAACCACGTTTATTTGTCAATTAAAGCAAGGCTCACCAATATTGACAGAACATATTGCAATAAAATGGTTAGAACCTTCTAAGTTGACGTCTTTAGATTGGGCGCCTGCGGATATTCCTGCTGTAAAAAAAATTCAACAAATAATGTAA
- a CDS encoding HAD family hydrolase yields the protein MRALIFDVDDTLYDQLVPFERAIQEQLVFPAEKMEKLYLEFRKVSDAYFHLSESGGIAMEDMRVLRIQRACDQFDIELSHQQALAFQADYARFQGDIELTVDMKEALQFCQEENIPTGVITNGPTAHQWKKVHQLGLMKWIPENQIFISSQVGIAKPDVRLFRHVEQVMSLVPEETTYIGDSYANDIVGAKDAGWQAIWLNRRQHPATEMTPRQDYLLEEKQLATPLIKKIFLN from the coding sequence ATGCGAGCATTAATTTTTGATGTGGATGATACGTTATATGATCAATTGGTTCCATTTGAACGAGCGATTCAAGAACAATTGGTCTTTCCAGCAGAGAAAATGGAAAAATTGTATTTGGAATTTCGAAAAGTGAGTGATGCGTATTTTCATTTGTCTGAAAGTGGCGGTATTGCGATGGAAGATATGCGGGTTTTGCGCATTCAACGGGCGTGTGATCAATTTGATATTGAACTCTCTCACCAGCAAGCATTGGCTTTTCAAGCGGATTATGCACGTTTTCAAGGTGACATTGAACTAACTGTTGATATGAAAGAGGCACTACAATTTTGTCAGGAAGAGAATATTCCAACAGGCGTCATTACCAATGGACCAACCGCACATCAATGGAAAAAAGTGCATCAATTGGGCTTAATGAAGTGGATTCCTGAAAATCAAATTTTTATTTCTTCTCAAGTCGGAATTGCTAAACCGGATGTACGACTATTCCGTCATGTGGAGCAAGTGATGTCGTTAGTTCCCGAAGAAACAACGTATATCGGCGATTCGTATGCCAATGATATTGTTGGCGCGAAAGATGCGGGATGGCAAGCCATTTGGTTGAATCGCAGGCAGCATCCTGCAACGGAGATGACACCTAGGCAAGATTATTTATTAGAAGAAAAGCAACTCGCCACACCACTCATTAAAAAAATATTTTTGAACTAA
- a CDS encoding TIGR02679 domain-containing protein, translating to MNNGDFFNKPIFFLLAKECHRRYYLNGDFGKSIQIKSLGKVDTLPLAQFLGYTPLEWRKKKQLSIPEFEQALTESILSWTIVDFITFLIKEELILKADVNKQNEDRYMQFLNKLETIDPLFCRQLTDKQLQSWFKKEEMSWDSFKIVADALKNLPKKYTRMPVFAFQQTGNPHAFDEGTETGNLFLQVLTTYSTADDSTEIAETEHKHQLLGEFYLLRDDIKNYVAASGLLGYKEDRNEMWYQACLTQCSWNIPLKEILQTTTIQPFVGNKVLVVENSGVYSILIDRFPDVPIICSSGQFTYAVWCMLRKLVASKTQLYYVGDMDPEGLIMAQKLLKLFPDHAQTIGMSLVNFTEACTEVKLNERRYKKLRAIEDVQLKEIAQYMQQTQTIAMQEGFIELLIEEITEVFVS from the coding sequence ATGAATAACGGAGACTTTTTCAATAAGCCCATTTTTTTCTTATTAGCTAAAGAGTGTCATCGAAGATATTATTTAAATGGCGATTTCGGTAAATCCATTCAAATAAAGTCATTGGGCAAAGTTGATACGCTACCGCTGGCACAATTTTTGGGTTATACACCTCTTGAATGGCGTAAAAAAAAACAATTATCGATTCCAGAGTTCGAGCAAGCTCTGACTGAAAGTATCTTATCATGGACGATTGTAGATTTTATTACTTTTTTAATCAAAGAAGAACTTATTTTAAAGGCAGATGTAAACAAACAAAACGAAGATAGGTACATGCAATTTTTAAATAAATTAGAGACTATTGATCCGCTTTTTTGTAGACAGCTTACCGATAAACAACTTCAGAGTTGGTTTAAAAAAGAGGAAATGTCATGGGACAGTTTTAAAATAGTCGCGGATGCGTTGAAAAATCTTCCCAAAAAATACACACGAATGCCTGTGTTTGCTTTTCAGCAAACAGGAAATCCTCACGCTTTTGATGAAGGAACAGAGACGGGTAATTTATTCTTGCAAGTATTAACTACTTATTCAACTGCGGATGACTCTACTGAGATAGCAGAAACAGAACACAAGCATCAGTTGTTAGGAGAGTTTTATTTATTAAGAGACGACATCAAAAATTATGTTGCAGCAAGTGGTTTATTGGGATACAAGGAAGATAGGAACGAAATGTGGTATCAAGCTTGTTTGACACAGTGCTCTTGGAATATTCCGTTGAAAGAAATTTTACAGACAACTACTATTCAACCGTTTGTGGGTAATAAAGTTTTAGTTGTTGAAAATTCAGGTGTGTACTCTATTTTGATAGATAGATTTCCCGATGTTCCTATTATTTGTTCTAGTGGACAATTTACCTATGCTGTTTGGTGTATGTTACGAAAATTAGTAGCAAGTAAGACACAGTTATATTATGTGGGAGATATGGATCCAGAAGGCCTAATCATGGCGCAAAAGTTGTTAAAGTTATTTCCTGATCATGCTCAGACAATAGGCATGTCACTTGTAAATTTTACCGAGGCGTGTACCGAGGTAAAGTTGAACGAAAGACGCTATAAAAAATTACGTGCTATTGAAGATGTACAACTAAAGGAAATTGCCCAATACATGCAACAAACACAAACAATTGCAATGCAAGAAGGGTTTATTGAATTGCTAATAGAAGAAATCACAGAAGTTTTTGTATCATAG